The DNA region tacctaaaaatttcataatttgattttagctatatataataataaaaacaaattgattttgaacttaatattttatgttaattaagaTATATAGTATTTGTTGATTGAGGAGGGGTTATGGGCAATTCTAGGCATTATGTCAAAAATAACTGAAGTGATCAGaatctataatgaaattgttcaaaaaaaaatttagtcgATTATAGATTATGGAAATATAaaatagtattttatatttttatagaaacatttaaagcataataaataattataagatTATTTGATCAAAACTTAAACCAACTTCTATTGGTGTTCGATTCTCGCTCATGAGTATGGAAAACACTTTGTGGCCAACAAGATGAGGAGATTAGTCATCTCACTAATGGTGGATACATTGATTTcgaccaaaatatatatatgaggacGACACCAAGGGAGCCGGGTAGGGGCTTTCCCCCTcccaaaatggaaaatttattttgtagtcccttcaaaaattttaaaattattaattaatatattggtAAATTTACGCGTTAAGCCCTTAagatggtaaaattttaatttaatactattaaaactttttaaaaaatatactaacACAATGATGAAAATTATACTTTTACCCCTCTCTTAAACATATGCATCAAACAATGATCTGATACCCAAATATTTccagaaaggaaaaagaaatatttGTCTTGTGGGGGTAATTTATTTCCTTCACACAACATTGCATGTGTGCCTTTGATTGATTGTGACATGTGGGGtaatttattttccctttttgtccatttgtttttCTTAGTCTTAAATCAAGCATTGGTATTGCAAATTTAAATTCGAATATatcttataattttgattttatacatattttaaagtaattttaGTGAATTTAAATATccgaaaaataattgaaaatgttgAAACCCTTTTCCAATTACATACCTATGTTATTATATGAAAGCCCATTATAAAGATCAAACATAtccacaaacataattaaaataaataaataaaactaaaaaaattgtattaaacaAAGGGTCAAAACCTGCAAATCCAACAGTAAAAACCCACATGGGGTTTCTGCAAGTTACTATGAACAAGTCTTTTTTCTGCACTCCAAACACAGACACCGAAGAATCACAAGCCATAATTAAGGGTAATCCTCATCCACCCTCacaaaattattaataaactTACGTTTTAATCattaacttcaaaaaattataagataatcatgaaattatttaaaattttttatttaagtcattaaaccgttaaaatcgttgttgtatggCACTTCATGTTAGAACCATCTGCaccaattattttttttcataaaatagcttTTAACATCACGAATTTACGaattaaaatctaaataatttttttctgggATCTCTAACTCTGACTGCTAGGTTAACTTgaatctaaaatatatttttctactcGTCGATAAGTATTAATCTATCATACTAATTGTCAAATCGTGGTTTAAAACTTGCtgattaaacttttaaaaaataaaaacttaacaaCTCAATAACTTATATTAAAACTATCGAATAATTTAATTATGCAAATAAAAATATTcgaataattcaatttatatatttttaaattttaaccatagCGGAGTTAACCCTCACATTAACAAAACACAAAAATCCAAACACAACAACAGCTGCTGTACTGTCTCGTACACACTTAATTATCGGTCCGTGATTTAAGGCAGATAGATCATGATGATTCAGCTTATccatttaattaaacataataaagaCACCATTTTCATTTGATAAATCATCCAATatttcctctctctctctctctctcttttttattattattacataaaaacttcaaatttcCAGACAATTAAAGCCAATTTACTGTAATAATTCCACCTTGAATCTGACTCAGAACAGAATCCATGGGCTTTTCAACAGTTAACGTACACCTAAGTTTAGAACCCGAAATTCCATGCAACCGTATATTGTTTTTCACTATAGGGTTAATTCCATTAAACGTCACAAAACTCTCATCCAGAATTTAAATCGGTCCTTGGACTTTAATACGTTCTAATTAAGTTTTCAAAGTATTATTATTGCATCAATGATGCTCTTCCGACTGTTGAATCGCCAATTTAGATGTTAAGCAtcggatcatatatgatgcggaTTATATTTAAATTGcgtggatcaaattataaataagtatacCTATATAATGGATAATTTGTCCCCAATTCTTAATTTTGGTAGGAGTATTTTTTTCTCAACATATCTTAACATACGAGTTAGaaataaactaattttatttGGCAATATTTAATCACTCTCATGACATTTTTTTTAGCAAAGAGAAGGAAAATTTTGTGCTTATTTTTAACAAGAGTTTTactcattatttttaattttaagtttaaatttatactatttattatttattttatatctaattattttaacacatgtattaaataaagttttttttacatTAGTAATCAAACATGTTGCTATATCAAACacgatataaataaaatttaggacTTTTTATACATGTCCGATTCAAGCTACAAAGGGAAGTCAATTTTCTTAAAGGATCATAAATGAATTGTAAATATTTAGAGGGCCAAAATATAAGTTTTACCATTATATTAGCTtgcaattttaaaatttctaaaggaatttcattgaaattttattatttttctggGTAAAGACCCCTACTTGCCTGTGTCATGTAGTAGATAGACATGTGCCTTAAATATGTTTTACGTTGTATATGAGCTAACATCTAACGGCCTAGCCAATGGATAAGTTGACTAAAAGACCTGATCAATACGATATTTGATATTTTGAGGAATTAACATTTTGAAGTTAGGGTCAGTTTAAAACCTAGACCCTAACTTAAGGATGTTAAATGCAATTAAACCTATAATATATATACCCAAACTGTTCTCCATAAATAAATACCCTCCAGGATCCAAACCATCCAAAACATCAATGGCGATCAGGAAATCACACAAGCTGCCTCAGACCGCGGTTCTGAAGCAAATCCTCAAGAGATGTTCGAGCTTGGGGAAGAAACACCGCGGGTACGACGGAGATGGTCTCCCTGTCGACGTACCCAAAGGCCACTTTGCCGTTTACGTCGGCGAAAACCGAAGCAGATACATTGTCCCGATCTCGTTCTTGACACACCCCGAGTTTCAATTCTTGCTCCACCGAGCCGAGGAAGAGTTTGGGTTCGATCACGATATGGGCATTACGATCCCTTGTGAAGAAGCTGTTTTTCGAACGCTCACATCTATGCTTAGATGAACATTTACTTTGTACTAAGAGCATTAGAAGATGCATATATTTATAGCAACATGGTACTTTGTCAGAGAATGTGGGTAGGTAAACAAGTACTGATCTCAAGGAAAGATGGGTTTTGAATTAGATATTTgtattttgggtaaactacattattagtcattaaattatgggtaagtttttattttggtcatttaattaaataaagttacaatttggttattgaactatttaaaagtttttatttaagtcactgaactattcaaaagttcttATTCAAGTCACTTTACTGttaagtttttttctttaaaaaaaagttttgcgAGCCAGTTCCAAGTGACGATTCAACTATTAGTACGGTTGATCAATACCCATcaacaagtagaagaacataccttagatctaagTCAATCTGACAATCAGTGCCGAAGAtcagagaaattttttttttgagttttggtTCATAGAATTGTGATGtccaaaattatttcatgaaaaaattgaactgtagagaaaaaaaggaaagagagCTTTCGATTAGTACAAACAATGCAAATAGAGAAAGTCATATAGCATCAATTTTAACAGTCCATTGACTTGAATagaaacttttgaatagttcaatttttttttcatgaaacaactttggatgTCTTGAATCtatgaatcaaaattcaaacaacttttttctCTAATATTCAAAACTGACCATCAGATCAACTTGGATTTAAgttatgttcttctactcgttgATGCGTATCGATCTGCTTTACCTATCATCGAATTGTCGCTTGGAACTCGTTggcgaaacttaaaaaaaaaatcctataGTCTAGTGACTTAACTAAAAACTTTTGAATTATTTGTACATACTTTTGAAAGATTGTAGTATCGATTAAACTGATGCATGCAGAAAGAATTTACTAGTATGATTCTCAGGCTTTGTGTTTGGTTGATTATTTGTTTATgtcaaattatagagtaaaaaatTGCAGGCTAAACTATATTCcaatcctatttttatttttaaatatttaaactctctactttttgaatttaaaaatttaggtctaATTTGCTGTCActtttaaaattcttctattaagtTCActtgtgtgacattttgaaatggGTTGATTATTTATCTATATCAAATTATGGAGTAAAAAGTTACAGgttaaaatatgatttaaatccctacacacttcatacatttgaaaattagtctccttattttatttttcaggagTTTACTtcatttacttttcaaaattagaaattcagcTTCAATCGTTACCACCATTAAAATTCTTCAGTTAAGTTCAAcggtgtgacattttaaaattaaaaaaaaaatcacttagtagTTATGTAATGAAAAATTTATATGGAAAATGCttatgtgaatcttttttattaaaaacatgcatTCGAACGTTATGATAGAATAAATTTTTGTTGGAACAgtgttcttaaaaaaatagatacaacattgtaattgaaatagttaacaatattaactatttagactaattaataatattataaaagtgaaaagactaaattatgtcaaaaattaaaatatatagatttaaTACAAGCTTTAGTATAGTATAGAGGTCAACATTAAAATTTGATCATTAtcttataatgtaaaaaaaagtaAGGCGAgcttaaaaaatatgtatattccTATGACCCTTAaagtattcaaattatatataaccatataaaattttaatcgaaaagttaagaaaaagaaaaggagcaCGGGTGAGTGCCCACGTGTCAATAGGAGGAGGGCCTTTTTGTTCCACAGACCTTTAatgtattcaaattatatataatcatgtaatatttaaaccaaaaaattaactctattaattatttgaactaactaataacattatgaaaatataggaccgaattatgttaaaaattaaatgtacAAACTAATGCAGGCAAAAGCTCAATTATTGTTTGAAGATTTTTGGTtactaaaaatgaaattaaataatgtaaGGCCGCAATTAGAATTTTTCATGGGTTAGTGATCCAATTTAATAAGTGGAAGGGATTGTGTAAAAATATAGGCTTAAAAATGGGCTTGAATAAGAAAAAGGCCCTTTAGGAAATAGAATGGGCTTTAAGTAATGTTTTTAAGGCCCAAATTTAGCCCAACTTtgcaaaaaaaattgttgttttgcTGCTGTTTTTCTACAGTTTTGctgttattttactattatgttgctaatATTTTCGaggtatttgattattaaattGCACTTCCCTCAGAgttattttagtatatatatttttaattttgttgaaaaatatttattttagtatttttaatttggttaaattttCCCAGGCCTAGAATTTGGTTAGGGTCCAATCCGAACCTCACCCGGCCCAGGCACAACTCTAACCAAAGCAGCCCCTTTTCTCATCCTAAAACGACTTCGTTTTGTagatgaagctccacaaaatataAAAACCAAGGCCAAGAGCTCTTTGTTTTCCCTTCAGCCACTGCAGACTATATTTCCATTGCATCTCCATCACTCATTTTCCGATCACACAAACAAAAACCAAAGCCATGGCGCCGCCACCTGGACCTTACTCTGGCACCAGCACTCTCGCTCTCGtaatttattttccctttttctccttttttttttcttttgattcccTAATTGACTTCTGCAAGACAAAGCATAAAATTATATGAACAATAGATCTCATTTTGATTCTTTGCCAATAAATAATCTAAAATCAGATTATCTTTTGTTTAAGTTGATTGAGTTTTtggttttatatataatataataggtGGCTCGTGCATCTGCTTTTTCTTTTGGACTTGTTTATGGGAACTTTAAGCTCAAGTACCTCAAGGTACCTCCATTttatttgcttttatttattttctgtttACTGAGTCTTGATTATGTTTTTCGCATTTCATGTTATCTTATTGTAATTGGATTTTGATGTGGTTCTTCATTATCTGATAAGATGCATTTTCATAaccctttttatttgttttagttttaattgtTGTTATTAGAACGAAGATATTAGGCTATGTTGCTCCGACTCATTCGGACTTGGTTTCGGAAATATGATCAATTGGGAGGGTTGGGTTAGTTTTGGTTGGCTTAATCTGAGTCGGGTCAATTCGAGTTTTTAACAATTTCAGGTCATTTTAGCTATGGATCATTTCGAGTTCAGGTCTCTTTCATGTTCGGGTCATCTAAGTTTGGTAGTCCAGACTTAAGGATAGTTTTTTGGGTTTTTGCGTTGGAACTACATTCACTTTCGAGCCAATTGAGATTACTTGTTCTATCATTTTAGGTTTAGGGTCATTTCCGGGTTCTGGTTTGGCGGACTGACCTTTTATGGTTAAAACAAGTTGCTAAGGTTCGGGATTGTTGGAGTGTGGTTTTTGAGTCTGGGCCAGAATTAAAAGGTCTActttaaatatatgttaaaacttaataaaattaaTCATACTTGTATTGGATATATTCTTGCGTGCGACACTCACACGAGTCTGATTATAGCATAGCATGTACCATGATCAGGATATCAGTTTCTTTAGGTGATAAACCCTGCTCGAATATGTTGTTTCAGAAATCTTCTGATCTATTTGCAAATCTTCAAAACATTCATTGGttgttataaataataaaagggGATTTAGAGACATTGTAGATAAGagtgttttgaaaatttaatctCAGGAATGAACATAGTAATGATGTGGTAAATTTTTAGCATCTAATGCATTATGCATCTAACAATAACAAAGATTGTTTGACATTTGCTTTACATTCAAATGCATTTCCATGGATGCATAAGATGTCATATGGAGTTTGGACATTTTACTTTAGGATATATGTTCATAGGTTTTGTCTTGTGCTGGATGTCCACTATGTTAATTGTGTCCTTCATTTTTTATAAAGTATAGTGTTCAATACTTGTATTTGATGCAATTTTTGGATATGGATATTCGGATATGATCATCTAAAATAGGggaattttttctcttttctaaaAGAAGAAAATACTGATTATACTCACGTCGTACATGTGCTTATATCCGCTGAAAGTACTATAGAGGCCtttgtattaagagttagattgcaATTTACCTCCACTACTAAAAATATGGGCAAATTAGACcatatatattagatcaaagagcaaactagtctttctattaaaaattcatcCATCTCAACTGTTAAAACTTGGTCACTAAATGTCAGAATGAGGCACATGTGGCATGCCGCATGTAATTGTTTGGTTATTCTGTCAGCAATGTAATTGTTTGGTAATTCAGTCAGCAATGCCAATTTTTAGCACTAAAAACGGATGGAATTTTTAATTGAAAGGACTattttgctctttaatctaatgtaaaggggttaatttgcccatttttttgaGTAAAGCGGACAATGCAATTAGACTTTTAGTACAAGggtctccatggtacttttactatTTATATCTGCCATGTTCTAGTCCGGATAACACAACATATATATGCAACCATTCAGTAAAGGGTATGAGATAAactcataataaaaacaaatgctTACACGTTACTCTTACTTTTATCCTCAGATGAAGGCAAAGTCTCAAAGGAAAGCTGAAGCAAAGGCACACCATTGAAGCAGGGGGGGGGTCTTGTTCATAGTTCAATTGCATGCGTGACCTgaggttttttctttttgtcgTAATAATGCATTAACAATGGGATTATACCAGTTTTTCATTTTGGCCTGCAGCTTTTTATGGACCATGGTGAACTGCCTTTAATAACTTTTTCGGGTAGTTATCATCTTAGCCATTCAGGGTTTGTTTATTTCCTGTAGTTAAACATGCAAGCTGCTGGGGTGATTATATATTCTCCGCAGTTCTAATTAATAAATTCAGTCTCTTTTTTGGCTCAAAAAAAGAATCGGGGGTTTTCTAAAATTGTGTGTTATAAATCTTGATATTCTAAGTGCTGCTTTAGACATTAGTTCTTTCCTGAACCATACTATTATGCATTCCATGTCGGCTTTATAAAGCCAGTGTTACTGCCTGATACCTGAAATGGTGTGAAAGTAGTTTGTGTTGGAAAGCGACAGTGCCGGTAAGGATTGAAGAAACAAGGCTTTGTCCCTTGGGTTGCTCTGGATTTCATTGGAAAATCGAAAACTTCCATGGGAAAACTGAAACTAATGATCCAAACGTTTCTCCTAGGTGTATGAAGAACTCAAAGAAACAAGGAAACAGTGTTGGACTAGTAATGCTAGTGGCTCACTTGTTTTCTGCTTAAGAAATCTAAGAGTATATGCTGGTTTTCAGAAGAATAATCAGCTGCTTATTGTAGAAACCTAACAACCGAAAATCGACATGACCGTAAAAGGAAAGAAGGGAAAGATAGGATTAAGGGAAACTCTAGAGATCACAAACAAGGTTCCAAGAGAATCGGGAAGAACATCGAGAGGTGCAAA from Gossypium hirsutum isolate 1008001.06 chromosome A04, Gossypium_hirsutum_v2.1, whole genome shotgun sequence includes:
- the LOC107949392 gene encoding auxin-responsive protein SAUR50, encoding MLNAIKPIIYIPKLFSINKYPPGSKPSKTSMAIRKSHKLPQTAVLKQILKRCSSLGKKHRGYDGDGLPVDVPKGHFAVYVGENRSRYIVPISFLTHPEFQFLLHRAEEEFGFDHDMGITIPCEEAVFRTLTSMLR
- the LOC107949085 gene encoding uncharacterized protein; the encoded protein is MAPPPGPYSGTSTLALVARASAFSFGLVYGNFKLKYLKMKAKSQRKAEAKAHH